One window from the genome of Hippoglossus hippoglossus isolate fHipHip1 chromosome 10, fHipHip1.pri, whole genome shotgun sequence encodes:
- the cabp2b gene encoding calcium-binding protein 2 isoform X2, producing MGNCTKPSMKDKMKKDRELRPEEIDELREAFVEFDKNKDGYISHKDLGECMRAMGYMPTEMELIELSQQICGGKVDFEDFVELMGPKMLAETADMIGVKELRDAFREFDSNGDGQISLMELREAMKKLMGEQVTNREINEILQDVDLNGDGLVDFEEFVRMMSR from the exons GACCGAGAGCTGAGACCAGAGGAGATTGATG AGCTGCGTGAGGCGTTTGTGGAGTTTGACAAGAACAAAGATGGCTACATCAGTCATAAAGACCTGGGCGAGTGCATGAGGGCCATGGGATACATGCCCACAGAGATGGAGCTCATCGAGCTGAGCCAGCAGATCT GTGGGGGTAAAGTGGACTTTGAAGACTTTGTGGAGCTGATGGGACCTAAGATGCTGGCAGAGACAGCAGACATGATTGGAGTCAAAGAACTGCGAGATGCATTCAGAGAG TTCGACTCTAACGGTGATGGCCAGATCAGTTTAATGGAGCTGCGTGAGGCCATGAAGAAGCTGATGGGAGAACAGGTGACCAACAGAGAGATCAACGAGATCCTCCAAGATGTCGACCTTAACGGAGACGGTCTGGTGGACTTTGAGG agtTTGTGCGAATGATGTCCCGCTGA